The nucleotide window TGCATCACTGATGCGTCCGCTCCAGCGCAACAACGGAGCATGACGCAGCCGGGCAAAATAGCTGCCCAGCAGTCGCGGGGCTCGTCCTATCGCTCCTTCAGGCAATGGCGGCATCGGATGTCCTGCGTGACGCGCCCGGTCCCGCGTCTCGTCGTTCGAGCAGGTCAAAAAAGCCTCGTTCAATCTCTCCGAGCTGTGCCCCCACACTTAGATCCACCGATCCCATTGCAGCTATCAGGCGGCACTCTCCCGCGCGCAGATGCTCATCTCCACTGATAACCGGCTGCACGGGAAGATTAGTCGTCATACGCAGCGTTTCCTCCCACAGCGCTGTTTCCGCAGCTGGAACCACCAGTTGCACCTCAGTTGCCTCGGCCAGCCGCCCCAGCGCCACCCGCACCGCGCCACGCAGCAGCAGCGGGTCCATCTGCGTCTCGCGATGCAGGATGCGCGCCGCAATGGCCAGCGCCAGTTCCACTGCCTCGCGTTCGATCGAAGCGAAGTAGCGGCTGCGAGAAACCTCGAACTCCGCCAGAGCATGCTGGAGCGCTGCCGCGATGCCTTCGAGCACATGCCTGCGCTCCTGCTCGACGCCTTCGCGGGCCGCGCTCTCGGCCTCTTCGCGCACCGCCGCGATCCGCTCGCGTAGCTGCCGAGCCAGCGTCTCACGCTCCTCTTCCAGCTCCTCCATGCGTCTCCGCAGTTCCTCCGCCTCTTCGGAAGCCACGACCGGCTCTTCCTCCAGGGGCCACACCGGCTCCGGGGGCGCTTCGCCGGCCAACGGATATTCAAACCGGATTACCTTCGCCTGCCGCGCCGATGCCGCGCTCTCACTCATGCCGCACTCCTCCCGCTATCGATCCGTCCACTCATATCCATCCGATTGTCTTTACATCAGGTCATCGCCCTGCTCGAGCTTAAGAATTACCTTGCCTTCGGCTTCGAGTTGACGTGCGAGATTCAGAATCTCCTGCTTCGCTTGCGCGACCTCACGGGTGCGCACCGGGCCCAGCACTTCCATGTCGTCCTTCATCATCTCGACGGCGCGCGAGCTCATGGCGCGGAAGAAGTGCGCCTTGAGATCCTCCGCCGAACCGCGCAGCGCGAGCGCCAGCTGCCGCTTGTCAACTGCAGAAACAATCTCCCGCATGCTGGCCGCGGGTACGGTCACCAGATCATCGAAGGTGAACATCAGATTGCGCACCTCGATGGCCATCTCCGGGCTTTCTTCCTCGATCTGCTCAAGGATCTTCTTGGCCTGCTCTGCATCGAGCCGGTTCAGCAGATCCGCGACAGCCTTGAAGCCGGAGTAGGCCTTGCGGCTGGAGTCTCCCACCGTCTCAAGCCGCTTATGAAGGATGAAGGCCACCTTCTGCGCCATCTCCGGCGAGAACTGGCGCATCGCTCCCAGGCGCTTGGTCGCCGCCACGCGATTCGTCTCTGACAGGCTGGTGAGCACCAGCGA belongs to Silvibacterium dinghuense and includes:
- a CDS encoding FliH/SctL family protein, which translates into the protein MSESAASARQAKVIRFEYPLAGEAPPEPVWPLEEEPVVASEEAEELRRRMEELEEERETLARQLRERIAAVREEAESAAREGVEQERRHVLEGIAAALQHALAEFEVSRSRYFASIEREAVELALAIAARILHRETQMDPLLLRGAVRVALGRLAEATEVQLVVPAAETALWEETLRMTTNLPVQPVISGDEHLRAGECRLIAAMGSVDLSVGAQLGEIERGFFDLLERRDAGPGASRRTSDAAIA
- the fliG gene encoding flagellar motor switch protein FliG, with product MATAAEATAVVDTITPALRAQLARLSGVKKAAILVIAMGDELGKLVLQNLPESDVQRLTEEIAQTRNIPPDLSMAVVEEFHEMLGTQHVMIHGGLDFATKLLVDTFGKQRAEDLLALVKRAQEQSHGNLSMLQKVDPVQLGKFLDGEHPQTVALVLAHLDPKRASLVLTSLSETNRVAATKRLGAMRQFSPEMAQKVAFILHKRLETVGDSSRKAYSGFKAVADLLNRLDAEQAKKILEQIEEESPEMAIEVRNLMFTFDDLVTVPAASMREIVSAVDKRQLALALRGSAEDLKAHFFRAMSSRAVEMMKDDMEVLGPVRTREVAQAKQEILNLARQLEAEGKVILKLEQGDDLM